Below is a window of Myxococcus xanthus DNA.
GACTTTCGCAGCGCTAGCGACGTTGAGTGCGCAGGCCGCCGATCACTATCGGCGGTCCATCCTGCTCTCCGAGCATCCGGAGAACGGGACCCACTCCGTCTACGTGAAGGGGCAAGTCATCACGACGTTGCGCTTCGAGCAGCCCGTCAACCCGAGCAAGACGAAGGTGCTCGGCTGGGAAGGTCGACTCGAACCACTCACGGTGGTCCACAACAAGGTCATCCTGGAGCCCATCCGGGATCTCCACCGCGATGACGGCCTTCCGTTGGTCGTGACCTTGACGGATGGAACGGAGGTCCCGTTCCTTGTGAGGCCACCTTGGCCGAAGAAAGACAACGACTGGGCACCAATCCTCGACCAGCAGATCGACGTGTTCAAGAACCGGGAGAGCCACGCGTCGATGCACGCCGCGCTGGTTGATGCACTCGCGAAGAACGACGCCCTGATGGAAGAGAACGAACGCTACCGCAAAGAGGAGACCTCCGAGGACCACGCCCTGGCTGCCCTGCTCGCGTCGGGGGCGGTTGCGCAGACCCCGTTCACAATCTTTGACCACGTTTCTGGCAAAGATGCGGATGCCGAAGTTGATGCCACGATCTTCAAGGGCAAAGGCAAAGCGGCTGTGATCTTCAAGGTCAAGAACCTTGCCACCGAGAAATCCTGGAGCGTCAAGAGGGTGCGCCTTGTGACTGTGAATGGCGGTCATGACCGAGCGGTCGCTGTTCGTGCGACGGTTCGCGAAGTCATGCCCGGCGGGTCTGGTGTGCTGGCCGTTGTCGCTGACGGTGCCGCTTTCGTGGACGACGGCGTATTGACCAGCCTTTGGCTGGAGCTCTACCAACACGATGGACTGCGGCAGGCATTCGTCCAGCTAGATCCCACCCTCATTGCGAGATAAGAGCGGGGGGCATGGCCTCCGACAAGTTCGCGCTCTTGGGCTGCGTCGTCCTGCTCGTCACGTCCACTGGATGCCCTGGCTCCGCGACGGGTGGTGTCGCCGTCCGTCCCGATGGCAGCCCAGGGCCCCAAGCGTGCCCCGAGAAGGCTCGTGAGGCGATGAACTACCTCCGCATGTTCGTGGGGGAAGCCGCGTGGGTACAACTCGATGCGAACCAAACACGAGCGCGTCCCATCACTCTTTACGATGGGAACATCGAGTCCGTGCTCGAGGAGAACATCGGACTGATGGAGGCACCCGCACGGCTTTACGGCCGAGTCTGGACTGGCGGGCCGCAAGTCGTCATCCGGTACTACGCGGCCCAGCCGGTGAAGGGTGGCGACCCAGTGCCCATCTGCGCCGTGGCTCGCCTCGGGTTCGGGCAGCTCCGAAAGCACCCGGAGTCCAAGCCAGGGACAGCCATCCTCGATTCGCCCCGCGCAGGGGTCTACATCGTGGACGAGTTCCGGTGAGGAAGCAGGGCCGCTGAAAATGTCGCGGCCCCCAGCCTGGTTGGAGCAACGCCTGAGCGTCGATCGCGGCGGAAAAGAAAAAGGGCTGGTTGCCTGAAGCAACCAGCCCTTCTCTCTTCTTGGAGCCGACACCCAGGATTGAACTGGGGACCTACTGATTACGAATCAGTTGCTCTGCCGCTGAGCTATGTCGGCGCGACAGGTGCGCGGGGAGTACCATGGCGGCTCATGCCCGGCAAGCAGAAATGAAGGCGAGTACTCACCCTCCCCGCCACCTCGCCCGTTTTCCGCCCGCCCGCATCGTTGGTTTTCCAACCATCCCAACGATTGACCACCCTGACACGGATGACACACCGCGTCTGTCGTAGGTGACACATCGCGTTGACATAAGTGCCCGTTATCGCTCCAGATTCTTGGGAGAGGACGGGTGCTTGGCGCGGTTGAAGTCTCGGAGCGCCTATGTACATAAGGGCCCCGCTACCCCCACGTGCCTCGCCCACGAGCGGCGACGCGACAAGGAGCATCTCCCGTCATGGCCAGCGAAGAGAATTTCATGCGTGCCCCGGCCCCTACGCCCAAGCGCACCGTCTACACCGAGGCGATGGAGATCTTCCATCGTGCAGCGGACCTCATCGCGCTGGACAAGCGCGTCCGCCTCGAGCTGGAGGAGCCGGACTACGAGCACATCTTCTACGTCACGGCGAAGCTGAAGGACCGCCTCGTCCCGCTCTCCGAGGAGAAGGCGCGCACCTTCTCCAACCTTCCCGAGACGCAGGTGCGCAACAAGGAAGGCCTGGAGCTGCTGGCCAACGGCAACATCATCCTCAACGGCCGCGCCCTGCTGGGCTCGGACGTGGACATCCGCCAGGGCCACCTGCGCCTGCCCGACGGCAAGGTGTACCAGTTGGTCCCCGGTGAGTCGCAGCGCTTCAAGGCCTACCGCGTGCAGCACAACCAGGCGCGCGGCCCCTACAAGGGCGGCCTGCGCTACCACCGCGAGGTGTCCCTGGACCTCTTCAAGGCCCTGGCCGCGGAGATGACCTGGAAGACGGCCATCGCCGAGGTTCCGTTCGGCGGCGGCAAGGGCGGCATCCAGATCGACCCGCGCGAGTACGGCCGCGAGGAGATCGAGGCCATCACCCTGCGCTTCATGTACCGGCTCAAGAGCATGATTGGCCCGGACATCGACATCCCGGCGCCGGACGTGGGCACCAACCCCGGCATCATGGCCCTGCTCTACCGCCAGTACTCGGACGGTGAGCGCGAGCGCCACAACCTGCGCGGCATCGTCACCGGCAAGGACGTGCGCATCGGCGGCTCCGAGGGCCGCCACAAGGCCACCGGCCAGGGCGTCGCCTTCTGCATCGAGGACTACTACGCCGACCGCGGCGAGTCCGTGAAGGGCAAGACGTTCATCATCCAGGGCTTCGGCAACGTGGGCAGCCACGCCGCCAACATCCTGTCGCAGATGGGCGCCCGCCTGCTTGCGGTGAACGACGCCGACGGCACCATCTTCAATGGTGACGGCATCGACGTGACCGCGCTCTCCGCCTACGTGCAGGACCCCAAGAACCTCAAGCGCAGCGTGCTCGGCTTCCCGGGCGCCCAGCGCATCGAGAAGAAGGACCTCTGGGACGTCCAGGCGGACATCCTGGTCCCCGCGGCCCTGGGCGGCGAAATCACCGCCGACGTGGCCGAGCGCCTGCGCGTCAAGCTGGTGGCCGAGGGCGCCAACGGCCCCACCACCCCGGAGGCCGACCGCATCCTGGAGAAGCGCGGCATCGAGCTCATCCCGGACATCATCGCCAACGCCGGTGGTGTGACGGTGAGCTACTACGAGTGGATCCAGAACAAGCGCATGGAGCGCTGGAGCGAGGCCGAGGTCGACCAGCGGCTCGAGCGCGCCATGAAGCGCAACTACCGCATCATCCGCGACATCTCGCGCAACCAGCCGCGCAAGACGGAGATGCACGACAGCCGCCAGTACTGCATCGGTGAGACGGTGGACACCCGCTGCGCCGCCATGATTCTGGCGCTCAAGCGCATCGAGGCCCACTACCTCCTCGAGGGCTTCTCGCAGTAGTCGAAGCCACGGGCACCCGCCCACCGCTGGAAACACGAAGGGCACGGTCCTCCATCTGGAAGGCCGTGCCCTTTCGTTTTCACCGGGTCCGGAGGTTGGCTTGGGCGGCCCCCGCTGCTGTTCCGGGAAGCGCCAGGCCGCGAAGCCCCTCACGGGCCCCGGGCGGACGTCAGTGCATCACCCGCTCGCGGTCGACCAGCAAGAGGGGCGCGTCGTCCTGCGTCTCATAGGCCACGATGCGCAGCCCCACGCCGCGGCTGCTGCCCTCGCGCCCGTCCTTGCGCCCGAAGGCCAGGGCCACCTGGTAGCGGACCTCGCACAGGCACGTCATCTCCGTCCCGTCCTCGCCCGCGAACGTCACCTTCAGCTTCTCGCCCAGGCCCACCTGGTCCCGGACCTCCACGAACATGCCCCGCGCGCTGATGTTGCGACCCACCCCCCGAAGCATCCCATCCTGGGTGGTGAGGTAGACGGTGAAGACCTTGTCGAAACGGAGGTGGGAACGGCGCTCGTGAGGACGCTCAAACATGGGGGTAGCTCCCGGAACAGGTGGTGACAGGCGCAACCTACACGGTAGCCACATGTAGGCAAGTTCTTCACCTACATCCACCCTCACACACCCATGTAACGAGTGCCGGATGCTTTCCGAAATGGCACGATTCCGGGCTGAACCCCTGTTCCCCGGAGACCTCGCCCGTGAATCGCATCCTCCTCGCCGCCGCCCTCTTCCTCGCGCCCGCGCTTGCCCTGGCGGACGCGGACCCTCGCTTCGCCAAGCTGCGTGACGAAGCCGAGCCGCTGGGCGGGCTGGGGACCTTCTTGGATAAGTTCGTGGGCGCGTGCGACGGCCCCTTCGTGGACTCGCAGTGCAAGGCCAACGCGGAGGCGTTCCGGAAGAAGTACCAGGGCAAGCGGCTGTACATGATCGTCACCGAGGACGACGCCAGCATGCTCACCCCGGGGCCCTATTCGCTGGGAACGGGCGAGTACAGCATCAACATCACCCCGTTCTTCCCCGGCGGCAGCTCGGCGCTCACCCACGGGGCGCCCAAGAAGACGGACGGCAACGGCAACCCCATCCTCCCCTACCTCACCGTCACCGGTGACATGCCGGCGGGGTGGAACCTGCAGATGTTCAACCGCCTCTTCTCCACGCGCTCGGTGCGGGCGCAGATTGTCTTCACCCCGCAGAGCGTGTGGACCCTGCCCAAGAAGGGCGGCGGGAAGAGCCACGGCGTGACGGCGCGCATCGAAGCCATCTTCATCACGGAGGGTCGCAGCGGCCAGGCCATGGGCCTGTGGCTCCACGGCAAGGACGCCAAGAAGCGCTAACCGGGCGTCACCTCACCGGGCGATGGCGATGTACTGGAGCGCCTCGCCCCGCTTCACCCGCAGGAGGATGCTGACCCCGGCGCTCCCCTTCCCCAGCGCCGCGCGCACCCCAGCCACGTCCTTCACCCGGCGGCGGTTCACTTCCGTCACGACGTCTCCCGCCCGCAGGCCGGCCGAGTCCGCCGGGCTGCGCGGCGTGACACCCGACACCAGCACGCCGGACCAGGCCGTCTCCCCCAGGGGCGCGGCCACCTCCGGTGTGAGGTCACGGATCACCAGCCCCATCTCCTCCTCGCTGGCCGTCCGCTGGATGAGCCCCTCGGTGGCCTCCTGCGCGGGGCGCGCCACCAGCCGCACCGTCACTTCCTGCGTCTCAGTGCCCCGCGTCAGCGACAGGCGCGCCTCGGTGCCCGGCGCCAGCAGCGCCACCTTGCGCAACAACTGCAGGTAGGAGCCGATGGGCCGCCCGTTCACCGCCACCAGCCGGTCTCCCGGGCGGATGCCCACGGCCGCGGCCGGGCTGCCCTTGTAGACGTCCTTCACCAGCGGGGCCTGGCGCTCACCGCCCCCATTGCTCCCGTCGTCATTGATGACGACGCCCAGCCACCCACGCGCCAGCTTGCCGTTCTCCCGGAGGTTGGGCAGCAGCTCCTTCACCAGGTTGCTGGGGACCGCGAAACCAATGCCCTGCCCCTGACTGATGATGGCGGTGTTCACCCCCACCACCTCCCCCTTCATGTTGAAGAGCGGCCCACCGGAGTTGCCGGGGTTGATGAGCGCGTCCGTCTGGATGAAGTCGTCGAACTGGCCCACGCCCAGGACGCGCTCCTTGGCGGAGATCATCCCGTGGGACACGGAGTGGTCCAGGCCAAAGGGGTTGCCTATGGCCACCACCCAGTCGCCCACCGCCATCCGGTCCGAGTCCCCCAGGTAGACGGCGGGCAGCTTACCCAGGTCCACGCCACTGAGCCGCAGCAGCGCCACGTCCGTGGAGGCGTCACGGCCCACCACGGAAGCGGCGAACTCGCGGCCATCCGCCAGACGCACGGCAATCTGCTGCGCGCTGGCCACCACGTGGTTGTTGGTGACGACGAGCCCGTCGGGCGTCAGCACGAAGCCGGAGCCGGTGGACTTCTTCATCCCCTCCAGGCCACCGGCCCGGGGCCCCACGGTGGTGATGTTGACGACGCTCGCCTCCACCGCGCGGATCAGCGGCGCCAGCGAGGACGGGGGCACGAAGTGGGGGATGCCCGGGTCTCCCTCGGCGCGCTCGCGCCACAGGCC
It encodes the following:
- a CDS encoding Glu/Leu/Phe/Val family dehydrogenase, whose translation is MASEENFMRAPAPTPKRTVYTEAMEIFHRAADLIALDKRVRLELEEPDYEHIFYVTAKLKDRLVPLSEEKARTFSNLPETQVRNKEGLELLANGNIILNGRALLGSDVDIRQGHLRLPDGKVYQLVPGESQRFKAYRVQHNQARGPYKGGLRYHREVSLDLFKALAAEMTWKTAIAEVPFGGGKGGIQIDPREYGREEIEAITLRFMYRLKSMIGPDIDIPAPDVGTNPGIMALLYRQYSDGERERHNLRGIVTGKDVRIGGSEGRHKATGQGVAFCIEDYYADRGESVKGKTFIIQGFGNVGSHAANILSQMGARLLAVNDADGTIFNGDGIDVTALSAYVQDPKNLKRSVLGFPGAQRIEKKDLWDVQADILVPAALGGEITADVAERLRVKLVAEGANGPTTPEADRILEKRGIELIPDIIANAGGVTVSYYEWIQNKRMERWSEAEVDQRLERAMKRNYRIIRDISRNQPRKTEMHDSRQYCIGETVDTRCAAMILALKRIEAHYLLEGFSQ
- a CDS encoding trypsin-like peptidase domain-containing protein — encoded protein: MFSRFFSLCLVLALAPVAAAAEGPLDAWLSARAREHAAWFAAQAAGVEGQTGSLGLWRERAEGDPGIPHFVPPSSLAPLIRAVEASVVNITTVGPRAGGLEGMKKSTGSGFVLTPDGLVVTNNHVVASAQQIAVRLADGREFAASVVGRDASTDVALLRLSGVDLGKLPAVYLGDSDRMAVGDWVVAIGNPFGLDHSVSHGMISAKERVLGVGQFDDFIQTDALINPGNSGGPLFNMKGEVVGVNTAIISQGQGIGFAVPSNLVKELLPNLRENGKLARGWLGVVINDDGSNGGGERQAPLVKDVYKGSPAAAVGIRPGDRLVAVNGRPIGSYLQLLRKVALLAPGTEARLSLTRGTETQEVTVRLVARPAQEATEGLIQRTASEEEMGLVIRDLTPEVAAPLGETAWSGVLVSGVTPRSPADSAGLRAGDVVTEVNRRRVKDVAGVRAALGKGSAGVSILLRVKRGEALQYIAIAR
- a CDS encoding PilZ domain-containing protein, whose product is MFERPHERRSHLRFDKVFTVYLTTQDGMLRGVGRNISARGMFVEVRDQVGLGEKLKVTFAGEDGTEMTCLCEVRYQVALAFGRKDGREGSSRGVGLRIVAYETQDDAPLLLVDRERVMH
- a CDS encoding DUF6066 family protein gives rise to the protein MNRILLAAALFLAPALALADADPRFAKLRDEAEPLGGLGTFLDKFVGACDGPFVDSQCKANAEAFRKKYQGKRLYMIVTEDDASMLTPGPYSLGTGEYSINITPFFPGGSSALTHGAPKKTDGNGNPILPYLTVTGDMPAGWNLQMFNRLFSTRSVRAQIVFTPQSVWTLPKKGGGKSHGVTARIEAIFITEGRSGQAMGLWLHGKDAKKR
- a CDS encoding DUF2381 family protein, translated to MRPTQFTRSILTFAALATLSAQAADHYRRSILLSEHPENGTHSVYVKGQVITTLRFEQPVNPSKTKVLGWEGRLEPLTVVHNKVILEPIRDLHRDDGLPLVVTLTDGTEVPFLVRPPWPKKDNDWAPILDQQIDVFKNRESHASMHAALVDALAKNDALMEENERYRKEETSEDHALAALLASGAVAQTPFTIFDHVSGKDADAEVDATIFKGKGKAAVIFKVKNLATEKSWSVKRVRLVTVNGGHDRAVAVRATVREVMPGGSGVLAVVADGAAFVDDGVLTSLWLELYQHDGLRQAFVQLDPTLIAR